A single region of the Polyodon spathula isolate WHYD16114869_AA chromosome 5, ASM1765450v1, whole genome shotgun sequence genome encodes:
- the LOC121315577 gene encoding transmembrane protein 214-A-like isoform X2, which yields MLTSRTGMCSTKIETFASLPAKTSHVWFFYARMHANLSKGFGIMGPKDFFPLLDFAFMPKNALSPSLQEQLRLLYPRLKVLAFGAKPESTLHTYFPSFLSRATHNCPDDMKKELLNSLTECLTRDPHSFSVWRQLYTKHLSQSSLLLNHLLDSWNCQSGKVCRSLPETVQSFKVTNDEMSTSAASSQEVKACNDVCNQLQVKMKGQGFPWSRLVLVALVFAAGFVMYDIRANGSFKASSVAHVLHQSGMMSVSQQAWNKMSVYSYKGYSWIETNAPYYYSEMVNKMGPVLEMALEKTTLAVGYLGEKYSWVKDNTPRLIEWLHSSIPDGVVQLIEYLKELLLSIHQNYLQPAVVYVKTLLEQGWQQFVNSCKEVSWPCVQDHLGFWSMSTWTYLQNTTIAVKNWAFSVLSRL from the exons ATGTTGACATCTCGCACAGGGATGTGCTCAACGAAAATAGAAACCTTTGCTTCTCTGCCAGCTAAGACATCACATGTTTGGTTTTTCTATGCTAGGATGCACGCTAATCTATCCAAAGGCTTTGGAATTATGGGACCAAAGGACTTTTTCCCTCTGCTGGACTTTGCCTTTATGCCCAAAAACGCCCTGTCTCCCAG TCTGCAGGAGCAGCTTAGACTGCTGTACCCGAGGTTGAAGGTGCTGGCTTTTGGAGCTAAACCTGAATCTACCTTGCACACATACTTCCCATCCTTCCTGTCCAGAGCAACCCATAACTGCCCTGATGACATGAAGAAAGAG CTCCTGAACAGTTTGACTGAGTGTTTGACTCGGGATCCTCACAGTTTTAGTGTTTGGAGGCAGTTGTACACCAAACACCTTTCACaatcaag tcttCTACTGAATCATCTTTTGGACTCATGGAATTGTCAATCAGGAAAG GTTTGCAGATCTCTGCCAGAAACGGTGCAGTCTTTCAAAGTTACTAATGATGAAATGAGTACATCTGCTGCCAGCTCACAGGAGGTTAAAGCCTGCAACGATGTCTGCAAT CAACTCCAGGTAAAGATGAAAGGACAAGGCTTCCCGTGGTCTCGTCTGGTGTTGGTAGCACTAGTGTTTGCTGCTGGATTTGTCATGTATGACATCCGAGCAAATGGATCCTTTAAAG ccTCATCTGTTGCACATGTCCTTCACCAGTCTGGAATGATGTCCGTCTCACAACAGGCTTGgaataaaatgtctgtttattcTTACAAAGGTTACAG ttGGATAGAAACTAATGCACCATATTACTACTCTGAGATGGTAAATAAAATGGGACCTGTTTTGGAAATGGCTTTAGAAAAGACAACCCTGGCAGTGGGATACCTTGGAGAAAAGTATTCATGGGTCAAAGACAACACACCCAGGCTTATTGAATGG CTCCACTCCAGTATCCCAGATGGTGTGGTCCAGTTGAttgaatatctgaaggaattgctTCTATCTATTCATCAGAATTATCTACAGCCTGCTGTGGTGTATGTGAAAACATTGCTGGAACAAGGGTGGCAGCAGTTTGTAAATTCTTGCAA